In one window of Helianthus annuus cultivar XRQ/B chromosome 17, HanXRQr2.0-SUNRISE, whole genome shotgun sequence DNA:
- the LOC110923516 gene encoding NADP-dependent D-sorbitol-6-phosphate dehydrogenase — MAVTLNSGFTMPIIGLGVWRMEGKDIKDLLIKAIKIGYRHFDCAAKYQNEGEVGEALAEAFKLGLVKREDLFITTKVWNSDHGHVVEACKSSLKKLRLDYLDLLLVHFPIATKHTGVGTPASALDENGVLDVDTTISLETTWNAMEQTVSMGLVRSIGISNYGILLTRDCLAYSKIKPAVNQIETHPYFQRESLVKFCQKHGVVVTAHTPLGGSLANAKLFGSVSCLDDLDLKGLADKYKKSVAQVVLRWGIQRNTIIIPKSSKHERLAENYKVFDFELTTEDMEFINSMDRKYRTNNPAKFWGLDIND, encoded by the exons ATGGCTGTTACCCTCAACAGCGGGTTCACAATGCCAATAATCGGACTGGGTGTGTGGCGTATGGAGGGTAAAGATATCAAAGATCTCCTCATAAAAGCTATCAAAATCGGTTATCGTCACTTTGATTGTGCCG CAAAATACCAGAATGAAGGAGAAGTTGGGGAGGCACTAGCCGAGGCATTTAAGTTGGGATTGGTGAAGAGGGAGGATCTCTTCATTACTACAAAG GTGTGGAACTCCGATCATGGACATGTTGTGGAGGCTTGCAAATCCAGCTTGAAAAAGCTTCGACTAGACTATCTGGATCTTCTCCTTGTTCACTTTCCCATTGCAACAAAGCATACTG GAGTTGGTACACCTGCAAGCGCATTGGATGAAAATGGTGTTTTGGATGTTGACACCACGATTTCATTAGAGACCACATGGAATGCCATGGAACAAACCGTCTCCATGGGCTTGGTTCGCAGCATTGGGATTAG CAACTATGGCATTTTGTTGACAAGAGATTGCTTAGCTTACTCGAAAATAAAGCCGGCTGTAAACCAGATTGAAACACATCCTTATTTCCAACGCGAGTCTCTTGTTAAGTTCTGCCAGAAGCATGGAGTTGTAGTTACAGCTCACACTCCCCTAGGTGGCTCCTTGGCTAATGCAAAGTTATTCGGTTCGGTCTCTTGCTTAGATGACCTAGATCTCAAA GGCTTAGCTGACAAGTACAAGAAAAGTGTGGCACAAGTGGTTCTCCGATGGGGCATACAACGGAACACCATAATCATCCCTAAATCATCAAAACACGAACGACTTGCAGAGAATTACAAAGTGTTTGACTTTGAGTTGACCACGGAGGATATGGAGTTCATCAACAGCATGGACCGCAAATATCGAACCAATAACCCTGCCAAGTTTTGGGGCCTCGATATTAATGATTAA